In Planococcus citri chromosome 4, ihPlaCitr1.1, whole genome shotgun sequence, the genomic window TTGGAGAATACTCATAAAAGATCGCCAACAACTGTAAATTAACCTCTTTATGACGATGTGATGCTTTGTACCATAGTAATGAATACGTAAATAATGTGCATTAATTATTTAATACGCCACCCATGCATCAGTGGGTTTAGTTGATTTACTTACATAGTGATGAGAAACACGATGAAACAGCCATAATCTCTGACATTTATAGCATCGTCCATCATGTTGGTCTCAGTGGATAGAGTAGGGTTGACGGCTGATTGGCCATGGACCTTTGAGGCTTTGACCTATAATCTAGATTTCTATTTTCTTTAGAATATAATAACATggaaaacaaaacacaaaagcAACATTGAAAGCATTTCACACAAAGCAAAGGCAAGGCAAGGCACAGGGTAtataattggaaaataaaagtGCGTCTATATCGTATATCCATACTTACTGTtcagtgtttttaattttattcattcattccaTATGAAATTTGCGGATTGCggaagtaaaaattaaaattgaaaaaggtgaAGTTGAGGTTGAGTTGATGGTTGAGtgctgaaaacttgaaaagaaacCCGCCAAAGCCGGGAACATCGATTTTATTGGTATTTTAAACTTGAGTCAAACAGCCAGCAGTCAAAAATCGAATCAGGGGAAAAATTGAGAGTCGAAAACCCGAAACCGAAACGGTTTTGTTTCGGTTCCGGGATTATTTCGGTTCAAAATGATATCGATTTCGGGATTAGGAGAAATAGcggtttcagttttgggattggatttgaatcgggATTTAATCGGTTCCGGTTTCGGGATCGtttcggtcccacagctctgcaaGAGGTAAATCTAATTTCATGAGTGCGAAATGAATTGTAGATTCATCGCAATTAAAAACTCTGCTTGGATCTTTgaagactttcaattttttttttattgcattggATTATTTGATCAGAAAATCGAGTGTTTCTGGGGTAACTTGagcttttttctcatttgtggTTCATTTGTGCGAAAACTGATTATAAGAAGTCAATTCACTGATTCAGGAATAGAGAAATCCATTTGTAACCCGGTCAATCATCATTTATAAAagaagttttaattttcaaatttggtataaatttttgttcaccATCACACACAGAATTTCATGAGTTATACGAATCAATCTGTCCCTTTTGGGGGGGATTtctgtttcttttgttttcatcaATTACGTTCTCGACCTGATGAAACTGATGGCCCACGACCCGTTTGAAACATGACGTAAGCTGACTAGTATGAGATCTGTGGAATCGATAAAATCCATCTTCATTATCCCCGTATTCGTATAACATATTCACTCTATTGAATTGAGCTTTCATTTAACGCTTCGGTGATGATGAAACGTTGCAAAATCTTGAGGTTTGAATCTCGACGAGCGATATTAACGAgatgattttaatttcagaTCGTTCGAGGTTTCACGCAGTCACCGCTGTATCGTCTTTGACCGTTCGACATGAACGATAACGATCAGCTTGATTGGAACAGCTGTCTAATTTTCCAGCCAGATGTTCCTAAACTGGAAACTTTGGCATCTTCTCGCTTTGCTTTAAGCTTCTGGCGAAACGAAATCATCAATGATTCTTTAGAAGGAACCCCAACCCAATCTACTCGTAATcagaaagtggaaaaattctgcgCTGAGAACTTATCATCGATACCGCCTCGTATACTAGACTTGATTTCGAATAGTATTCAGCTAATAGGACACGAATTATGGACTTGGTTGTATAATAACGAAGATCGTGTCAATCGTCGCGAATTCATGAAAAAGCGCGATACTTGGGCTAAATATTTCGACGACTTGGTTTGGAATGTTAGTTATAGCATCGATTGCCCAAAAACCTGCGTGAATCTGCTGAGAAGTAATCGTGTATCTGACGAAGAGAAATTTACCTTAGCTTGTTCATATTGTTTGCAAGAACATATAGAAGGTCTTTGGGAGCGAGTACGGAATGTTGTAGACTATAAAGAGATTCCATGCGGTCCTCCGGATTCATGGTTGTTAAGTTACTGGATCGATCGCATGCGTGATCAAGAGTTCAGTCAACGAATCTCGAAGAATTATTTCGACGAAAACGATTTGGTATGGATGGAGAACGAGCCCTTAAATAGATTCGCTACCGAATACTTCTGGCCATATTTGAGTTTCGAATGTCAAACAGAGTATGTTTTACTTGTTATTAGAAATAggaatccaattttgaaatacctgctcccaaaattgaacgattttcaGTTACAGACGGTTGTAGCAAAAGAGGGCTATAATATCTTGCAATGTTtcattgagtttgaaaaatgtcggcATTTGGCCATTCCCTTTtggaatcattttaaaaatatgtttcaggagtaccattttttaaatttggttgGATGGATGTTGAGATGTGAAGTTGGAGAATCGAACGGTCATGTTTTATGCGAACATGAGGTATCGTTGTGTAAACAAATTTGGAACAGTGCTCCGgatcgattgaaaaaattcgtttttagaCAGTTGGGAATTTCTTATTTAGCTTATAATATGCGTATTTTAGGAACTCACATACGGCCGAATTGTAGTGTGAGCGTGTTGAAAATGGTGTTATCGGAGGCAAGTTCGGAACAAAGGAGTTCTTTATGGAGGCAGTACTGGTTGAAATTTTCCGAGCGTACCAGATATTCTGATATGAACGAGTTGTTGGAATTATGTTTAGAAGATGTGGATCGGAGAAACGAGTTTAAACGAGAATTCGCGACTAGTTTGCGTGAAATTCGAACATACTGCTTTTCTTTACTCGATAATATGGAATTAGATAGATTGGACGAGTTCTTGAGGGGTTTTTCAATCGACCACGATGCGAAAATGGCTTTGAAGCAACGTCTTGTGAGCTTGTATTTCTTTGATCCCTTCTTCAAGTACAATAATCTGTTTTTTCAACGTGTGAATGAGCTCCTGGTATTCCTTGACGAAACTTTTCCCGACCTGCAGACCAGCGAAGAATTTAAAAGAAAGTTTCAAGATTCGTGTTATTATTGTTTGAGTTCCGGCTCGTTTCCTAAATTTGACGCGTCGCATTGGCAAGATTTGATGATGTGGTGTTTGGGCAGTGCCGAAAAAGtggtaaaattcaaaagatcCTTAGATGCGAGACGAGTAGCTTACGCGTTGATCAGGAGATATTGTGATGGAGAGGTTTTGTAcaatcttcatttgatgaataATAGTTTTTTGAGATGGAAGTTTGCGAGTGAGGATGATGTGGTGGCATTTAAACAGTCGTCAACGGACGCGAACCCGGATAATGACGATCTCTATTTGTTATTATTTGCAATGTTCAGAAAGCGACCGTGCGAACGCAGTGATAGGGTATCGACAAGTAGGAAAAAATCGCGAGGGACGCGAAAAAGTCGCAAGTCCAGGATTTGGTTGCGAAAGTCGCGAAAAAGTATATTATTTCAATGTAGactaaaaagaaaataatgtaTAAGTTGCTCTGCAAATGTGTTATGATTACTTTCTATGATAAAATAACTGAATAAGGCTGAGCTGTGACAATTAATTTATAATGAAGTTTTTGATAATGTGCATACAATATTGTACTGCGATATATCCGAATAGAATTAATTTCATTTGagtttgtgtgattttttttgtgaatactTATAattgaatgggggggggggagatgaaATTGATGGAAATGTACTGCGCATAGCTAATTGAAGAACAAAGTATATATAAGTTGTgtactctaaaaaaaaaccaatatactcgtatataaattGAGTTGTAAGTACACCTACAAAAATAAgggaattatattttttattctgtcCATTCttcttgacgaaaaaatatgaaaatattgaaaaaaataatttaaaaaaattcatatacctaggtatttttttctctctatattaaaaaatcaaaacccgtcAAACAACTTCTGGACGAGAGCGAACGACTCGGAAGTCGGAGATGTGTTAGAAAAGCGTTTACAAGACGTTTACAAGACGCTGTATGTTTGTGGTAGTGAGAGCcgaaattcaccgaaaatgtTCGAGTGGTGGAATTGCAACGTGACGTGTATTAACATAGTACTGTGCAGTAAGGAACAGGAGAAAGGAGAACGGACAGTGTAGGTGATGAAAGAAGGTAGAGGGACAAGGAGAGCGGGAAAgcagtacatacatatattgaaAGAACTGGTCTGGTTCAAGTACAGGAGAGAAGGATAGATGAAGGGAGGATGCGGATATCACTAGATCGCCGAAGTACGTCCTGCTATTTTTTGATGGGAGGGGGGGATATGGTTGCGAATTTTCGTAGTTCCCGCGTTATAACGAATTCGTTCTGCGGTGCCACCGTGGGCAAGAATCCATCGAcgctcaaaaaatgttatgtGACTTCAATCATCCTGAGGCATCGGTTAGATttagttttgagattttaaactttcaggattttattaaattcaactGTATATTATcgttattatgactggttgatttttttgtgagttgaaGGAGCCAATTGCTTCggaaaactcgaaatttacggattttgaaaaaatcatgggcTTAATAGATCTTTAGACCCTAAATAAAAAAGAGTgagttttaatttcagttgTTTAAGGTAGTTTTCAGATTCTACTGACTTTTTTACATAAACAAATTtccctgatttttgattttcaaagtttcaagtgcgtacgactaatttttctttttaatgtttgatattcgaaaaattcaatttgaacttcgagtgaacacagttccgcgtgtttttttcgcaaaacaatagtATGTTGCTACGAATTCTTGAAGTACACAGTGGGCCACATacccccccaaaaacggcgataattaggattcaaccctcatcgatgtgaaATATGTCAAtaagtatgttttcgaggtcgtagaattcgaatatgcacttatttttttgtaggagtgggggtgaggcgtggggagcgagaaaattttaaattttgcttatattatcgtgtaatatatcgtttaatatgttttcgaggtcgcagAGTTCAAATCTGGAGTTAGTTTTTTGGTAGAGGTGGGGGGTGAGCCGTGGggagggaaaaatttcaaattttgcattaattattctgtaatatgtcgattgatatgttttcgaggtcgtagagttcgaatctggagttagttTTGCAGTAGAGGTTGGGAGATGAGGGGTGGGAGGTGGAAAGtcccaaatttactttttgatgtctctctatattaaaaaatcaaaacccgtcAAATAAAACAACTTCTGGAGGAGAGCGAACGACTCGGAAGTCGGAGATGTGTTAGTAAGGCGTTTACAAGACGTTTACAAGATGATGTATGTTTGTGGTAGTGAGAGTTGAAATACACTGAAAATGTTCGAGTGGTGGAATTGCAAGGTGACGTGTACTAACATAGTACTGTGTTTGTAGTGGTGAGCCTTACATTCAAGCATGTTAGGCTGTTAGAGCTGACGTCACAACGTAatgcactgattttttttgtttttataaaggaagaaaaaaaaatgtaaggaaagtaaaattctctacaaaattaggtatgtttgaaagtgcaatagaaaacaagattttaaagctcaagtacaaaaaaatatgaaatatcaattttttccagaagttttcTTCTATCACGCAGATAACATTTAAACCCACCCTACTTTGTACAGAAACTTTACTTCGCAATGCTATATATTTAATTTCATCTTACATAGATTTTGCTTTagttgttgaaagaaaaaaactacgcTTCTTTACCGTCACATggcaaccatttaaatgagggaggttttctgaaaaatacatataggctataggcgcctaagaggggtgaaatggtccccgaaaacgttcgagttgatattagcatggaaggtaggtaccattgagaaacttccgcgtggaaagtttcagatccacaccccttcccctttttggggaaccccacttttctgaaacttcaataatacCGTTTCTCAGacccatttcaacagattttgaaaatttttcagtacgttatgtatatctttataaggtttccccacaaaaattttcaaccccctcccctcattatttaaccctcaagatggcgttttttttttcatttttttatgcatatcaagaatcaagattgcgaggtacagttttagaaacgcgttttttggatgtaattttgacccccaaacgtcatgtacttttttcgacattttttcaatggcgcggcgtgctgaaaagttggaaaaatgtgtcttaagggggggggggggtgtgaaatgggaattttggcaaatataaatatcaatgagtagggtgtcgttttcttatgattcggtaccgctgggcacgaatatgacgtcagattttgttttacactcacacagcccctccggagccctaagcccccctcaatttttaatatttgaaaaataaacttactttgatttcatcatcacttggcagaaaatttttagaaattcatatttaaaaaaaaatgataagaagaaaaaaaagaataaatgggaagtacaaaaattgttatttaaaatgtgaaaaaacaaatcatttcctcttaaaaataggtacttcaatatttttcagaagggagtgtctcaaattttgtttcatgattaaaaaaatagaagaagttAGTAGActacaaagtgtcaaacaaaCAGGACGTCAtgtaaaaaagaggaaaacagCAGAACTTTCTGGAGTGaaggacaactttttcaaatattttaaacgttGGGAATCAAATGAAACCGAAATTAATCACTTTTCAGTCTTTACTGAGAAATTGttatggaataaaattaaaaacggcTCAAATGATTCGATTTTCTGACTTCGAGGAGGTGAGTTGAGTTGATAGCGTTTTTATCAGTTTATTCATTAATAGCGACCTCTGgcgtgtattttgatatgtcacatgctttTTTCTTCACGCATATTTCGCGAATTTGCTCGGTGAGcatatgctcataacatcactaAGGCTGATGGCTTCCCAGGGGCTatgtgagtgtagcagaaaatctgacgtcattttcgtgctcagcggtatcgaatcataagaaaacgagactaaaatcatcaaagtaagtttatttttaaaaaaattaaaaattgaggggggcttagggctccggaggggctgtgtgagtgtaaaacaaaatctgacgtcatattcgtgcccagcggtaccgaatcataagaaaacgacaccctactcattgatatttatatttgccaaaattcccatttcacaccccccccccccttaagacacatttttccaacttttcagcacgccgcgccattgaaaaaatgtcgaaaaaagtacatgacgtttgggggtcaaaattacatccaaaaaacgcgtttctaaaactgtacctcgcaatcttgattcttgatatgcataaaaaaatgaaaaaaaaaacgccatcttgagggttaaataatgaggggagggggttgaaaatttttgtggggatacctaataaagatatacataacgtactgaaaaattttcaaaatctgttgaaatgggtCTGAGAAAcgtgttattaaaaaaaaatacaatttaaacgaaattttgagtgagaacataggtgtttgaggtaaggaaaataatctacgtaaaattctctacaagatggagtagCTTAAAAAGTTATCCATgcgatagaaaaaaagttataaaaactaaaatttgtaaaactcttggaaaaaattgtttttagtatttaaaataagtacatatctacctacaaaTTTACTCGACATGTTGAATAAGGACATACCTGTTTGGGGTATGGAAGACGATCAAGGCTAAGTTCTGAACAAGATAGAGTTAAGTTAGAAAGTTATCAGTGCaatagaaaacaagattttaaagctcaagtatcaaaaaatatgaaatatcaattttttccagaagttttcTTTTATTACGCAGATAGGAATGGTTGACGGGCCATGAGGGGGGTTTGGGGGGCGGAGCCCCCCAAGCGAAGTTCCGAGGGCgcagcccgaggaacgagtcgggggttgggccgcgaagcggccagggggcggagccccctagttttgaaaaaaatcgtacacTTAggtatttcaacttgaaaaaaaacacaaaaaaaaatgaaaaaatagttaATCATGACtgaaaaacaacaatatttAAAGGTCATCATTATCACTGCCTGAGTGGATGAgatctggaaaaaaaaagaaaaaaatgaaattacctacttaggtaTTTGATAATACTAATACTGAAATTCATtgttaattacatttttttcaaagtattgataggtcacatgacagtTTTTCAGAATCCGAAAAAtcaatcatgacccaattttaaaattcaaaattcgtcgaaagtgttcaaaatacattttcgttgaaataattgaatttttagagaaattttagCACATTTTTGGGGGTCGtgtgacacttttttcaaaaatcccaaatcaCCCAATTTTGGAGTTTAtaattcgtcgaaatatttcagtatcttgcaaaattttaacccaataaaactttttttcttctagtttttgtctttaaaaaaacacacacatacaTTCGTAAAAAGTATTTGGATTTTATGCGAAATTTTTACCCGCTTTAATGGGTAGCatgacgttttttcaaaaataggtaccgaaaaatacgttttcgaTTAAATTTGATAGTTTTTAAATCAGTTGTCGGGTAAGTTGGTGTTTGAAAACATTCTCTGCTCAAATATTTGGCAGTTATTGGTACCTAAACATctaaaagtatcatttttgaaactgaagaaatattttgaaatacaatgGTGCCACAGTTTTGTgacattattgccaatttcaaaaaataaaatgaaattcctgggcttttctcgatttttttaaaaattgtcattatta contains:
- the LOC135843470 gene encoding uncharacterized protein LOC135843470 isoform X1: MNDNDQLDWNSCLIFQPDVPKLETLASSRFALSFWRNEIINDSLEGTPTQSTRNQKVEKFCAENLSSIPPRILDLISNSIQLIGHELWTWLYNNEDRVNRREFMKKRDTWAKYFDDLVWNVSYSIDCPKTCVNLLRSNRVSDEEKFTLACSYCLQEHIEGLWERVRNVVDYKEIPCGPPDSWLLSYWIDRMRDQEFSQRISKNYFDENDLVWMENEPLNRFATEYFWPYLSFECQTEYVLLVIRNRNPILKYLLPKLNDFQLQTVVAKEGYNILQCFIEFEKCRHLAIPFWNHFKNMFQEYHFLNLVGWMLRCEVGESNGHVLCEHEVSLCKQIWNSAPDRLKKFVFRQLGISYLAYNMRILGTHIRPNCSVSVLKMVLSEASSEQRSSLWRQYWLKFSERTRYSDMNELLELCLEDVDRRNEFKREFATSLREIRTYCFSLLDNMELDRLDEFLRGFSIDHDAKMALKQRLVSLYFFDPFFKYNNLFFQRVNELLVFLDETFPDLQTSEEFKRKFQDSCYYCLSSGSFPKFDASHWQDLMMWCLGSAEKVVKFKRSLDARRVAYALIRRYCDGEVLYNLHLMNNSFLRWKFASEDDVVAFKQSSTDANPDNDDLYLLLFAMFRKRPCERSDRVSTSRKKSRGTRKSRKSRIWLRKSRKSILFQCRLKRK